The following are encoded together in the Gopherus evgoodei ecotype Sinaloan lineage chromosome 17, rGopEvg1_v1.p, whole genome shotgun sequence genome:
- the LOC115636663 gene encoding myeloperoxidase-like, with product METLPDPFFLSSTDEAKKLVDAAYKYQRDRAKEAFRKQDISPSDILRHLKEPVAGTRSAIRAADYMETTLSLLKKKLHRIVKGEFNITDVLNRRQKAIISKATGCDYQIHSIKCPKSSIYRTITGECNNRKHSYFGTSNHGYARWLPAEYEDGVSLPKGFTEGKLYNGFPLPLVRKVSNEIIHTANENVTQDQQRSVIFVHWGQWVDHDLDLAPAPVTKITNTEVQCETTCTSELPCFPIKFPPDDPRIKDPNTCMPFVRTAPVCNAKTFIHEQINSITSFIDASMVYGSEVPLAKSLRNQTNQLGLMALNQNFTDAGLGLLPFENNSQSPCLFTNKTMNIPCFKAGDARAAENLGLTALHTVFMREHNRLATELKKLNPQWDGEKLYQEARKIIGAMTQVITYRDYLPLLLGDETEKQIPCYGGYDESVDPSVANVFSLAFRFGHGSVQPFVTRLDDNFEPLGPHFRVPLHLTFSASWRVVMEGGIDPLLRGMLVVRAKLMKQNQMVVEELQERLFEQLQVIGLDLPAFNLQRGRDHGLPGYNAWRQFCGLSQPRNFAELSKVLRNPQLARKFMDLYGTPDNIDIWIGALAEPFVPNGRVGPLLACIIGTQFRKLRDGDRFWWENPGVFTPQQHRALSRSSLSRVLCDNTRIREVPRDAFKVNRYPEDFVNCRVIDSLDLSPWRQRSNYGAEGTE from the exons GGCAAAAGAGGCATTCCGGAAACAGGACATCAGCCCCTCAGATATCCTGAGACATTTAAAGGAGCCAGTGGCAGGAACCAGGTCTGCAATCCGAGCTGCCGATTACATGGAaaccaccctgagcctcctgaaGAAAAAGCTGCATCGGATCGTGAAAGGAGAGTTTAATATCACAG ATGTACTAAATAGGAGGCAGAAGGCAATTATTTCCAAGGCAACTGGTTGTGACTATCAGATTCATTCCATTAAGTGCCCAAAGAGTAGCATTTACCGGACCATTACTGGAGAATGCAACAACAG GAAACATTCCTATTTTGGAACTTCCAATCACGGATATGCCCGATGGCTCCCGGCAGAGTATGAGGATGGAGTGTCTCTTCCCAAAGGATTCACTGAAGGAAAACTTTACAATGGATTTCCGCTCCCACTG GTTCGAAAAGTGTCAAATGAAATAATTCACACAGCCAATGAGAATGTCACCCAAGACCAGCAGCGCTCTGTCATCTTCGTGCATTGGGGTCAGTGGGTAGACCATGACTTGGACTTGGCCCCTGCTCCTGTCACAAAGATCACCAATACAGAAGTTCAGTGCGAGACCACTTGCACCTCTGAGCTACCTTGCTTCCCAATTAAG TTTCCCCCTGATGATCCACGAATTAAGGACCCAAATACTTGTATGCCATTCGTCCGTACAGCTCCAGTGTGCAATGCCAAAACATTTATACATGAGCAGATCAATTCGATCACCTCATTCATAGATGCCAGCATGGTGTACGGCAGTGAAGTACCTTTAGCTAAGAGTCTTAGGAATCAGACAAATCAGCTGGGTTTGATGGCTCTGAACCAGAACTTCACTGATGCAGGGCTGGGATTACTGCCTTTTGAGAACAATTCCCAAAGCCCCTGTTTATTCACAAACAAGACCATGAATATCCCCTGTTTTAAAGCAG GTGATGCACGAGCAGCTGAAAATCTGGGACTTACAGCTCTACATACAGTCTTTATGAGGGAGCACAATCGCTTGGCTACCGAGTTGAAGAAATTAAATCCACAATGGGATGGAGAGAAACTCTACCAGGAGGCCAGAAAAATCATAGGTGCCATGACCCAG GTAATAACATACAGAGACTACTTGCCACTTCTGCTTGGAGATGAGACTGAGAAGCAAATACCATGCTACGGGGGCTATGATGAGTCTGTGGATCCCTCTGTGGCAAATGTATTCTCCTTGGCTTTTCGGTTTGGTCATGGTTCAGTACAGCCTTTTGTGACCCGTTTAGATGATAATTTCGAACCTTTGGGTCCACATTTCCGGGTCCCTCTTCACCTCACATTCAGTGCTTCCTGGCGGGTTGTAATGGAAG GTGGCATTGACCCGCTTCTCCGTGGTATGCTGGTTGTTCGTGCGAAACTAATGAAACAGAATCAAATGGTGGTTGAGGAGCTCCAGGAGCGGCTTTTTGAACAGCTACAAGTAATTGGACTAGATCTACCAGCCTTTAACCTGCAGCGTGGAAGAGATCATGGTCTTCCAG GGTATAACGCCTGGAGGCAATTCTGTGGGCTCTCACAGCCTCGCAACTTTGCTGAACTCTCTAAAGTACTGAGAAATCCTCAGCTGGCCAGGAAGTTCATGGATCTGTACGGGACACCAGACAATATCGACATCTGGATTGGGGCACTCGCGGAGCCATTTGTTCCCAATGGCAGAGTGGGACCTCTCCTGGCTTGCATCATTGGAACTCAGTTCAGGAAATTGCGAGATGGGGACAG ATTCTGGTGGGAGAATCCCGGGGTTTTCACTCCACAGCAGCACCGTGCCCTGAGCAGAAGTTCATTGTCACGGGTTCTCTGTGATAACACTCGCATTAGAGAGGTGCCCAGAGATGCGTTCAAGGTCAACCGCTATCCTGAGGACTTTGTGAACTGCAGAGTGATCGACAGTCTTGACTTGTCACCTTGGAGACAACGCAGTAACTATGGAGCAGAAGGTACAGAATAG